Proteins found in one Microbacterium sp. SSM24 genomic segment:
- a CDS encoding DUF1206 domain-containing protein, translated as MTTSTPKAAAKAAAREAEASPAFVVLARSGYVANGILHVLIGVLVVILAFGGRVEGDQAGVLKAVASAPLGVVLLWLIAIAFWALGLWHLAEGTLMRDRTGDLPGAARKWGRRVAEWGQALVFVALGIFAAAIALGARPTTDETAEDASRGLLEIPGGSIVLALIGIGIGAGGVSFVVMGVLRSFRKRMDIPEGGVGRSITIAGVVGFIAKGIALIIVGVLLLIAAVRTDAATAAGLDGAFDALLQLTLGPVLVGIVGGGFIAYGAFTIARARYARM; from the coding sequence ATGACGACGTCGACCCCGAAGGCCGCCGCCAAGGCGGCTGCGCGCGAGGCGGAGGCGAGCCCCGCGTTCGTCGTGCTCGCGCGCTCCGGGTACGTCGCCAACGGCATCCTGCACGTTCTGATCGGCGTCCTGGTGGTCATCCTCGCGTTCGGCGGCCGCGTCGAAGGGGATCAGGCGGGCGTCTTGAAGGCCGTCGCGAGCGCGCCGCTGGGCGTCGTTCTCCTCTGGCTCATCGCGATCGCGTTCTGGGCGCTGGGCCTGTGGCACCTCGCCGAGGGCACGCTGATGCGCGACCGCACCGGCGATCTTCCGGGCGCCGCGCGCAAGTGGGGGCGCCGCGTCGCGGAATGGGGTCAGGCCCTGGTGTTCGTCGCGCTCGGAATCTTCGCGGCGGCGATCGCCCTCGGAGCCCGGCCGACCACCGACGAGACCGCCGAGGACGCCAGCCGGGGGCTGCTCGAGATACCGGGTGGGTCGATCGTGCTCGCGCTGATCGGAATCGGCATCGGTGCCGGCGGGGTCTCGTTCGTCGTGATGGGCGTGCTGCGCAGCTTCCGCAAACGCATGGACATCCCCGAGGGAGGCGTCGGTCGAAGCATCACGATCGCAGGCGTCGTCGGATTCATCGCGAAGGGCATCGCGCTGATCATCGTGGGCGTGCTGCTGCTGATCGCCGCCGTGCGAACCGACGCCGCTACCGCCGCCGGACTGGACGGGGCGTTCGACGCCCTGCTCCAGCTCACCCTCGGGCCGGTGCTGGTGGGCATCGTCGGCGGCGGTTTCATCGCCTACGGAGCCTTCACGATCGCCCGCGCCCGCTACGCGCGCATGTGA
- a CDS encoding GntR family transcriptional regulator, which yields MPVPTETLAPRALLRDEVLTRLRDAIVDGTLAPDEQLRDTEIALWLGVSRTPVREAMLELGRAGLVRALPGRSTVVAPLDPAAIRDAQDVVAAMHRVAVATSVPLMTVAHLDRMRAANARFAQAQSEGDSDAALAADEEFHAVALDVCGNAAVRAVIAQYEPVLHRAERLRFASTEGRDSVARHDRLIALCAAGDAEGAASVAEQTWRSLTVSSPESPSEETP from the coding sequence GTGCCTGTTCCCACCGAGACGCTCGCTCCCCGGGCCCTGCTGCGCGACGAGGTCCTCACCCGCCTGCGCGATGCCATCGTCGACGGCACGCTCGCGCCCGACGAGCAGCTGCGCGACACCGAGATCGCCCTCTGGCTCGGCGTGAGCCGCACCCCGGTCCGCGAGGCGATGCTCGAACTCGGCCGCGCCGGGCTGGTGCGCGCCCTGCCGGGCCGCTCGACGGTCGTCGCGCCGCTCGATCCCGCCGCGATCCGCGATGCTCAAGACGTCGTGGCGGCGATGCACCGCGTCGCCGTGGCGACCTCGGTCCCCCTCATGACCGTGGCGCACCTCGACCGCATGCGCGCCGCGAACGCCCGGTTCGCGCAGGCGCAGAGCGAGGGGGATTCGGATGCCGCGCTCGCCGCCGACGAGGAGTTCCACGCCGTCGCACTCGATGTGTGCGGGAACGCCGCTGTTCGGGCCGTGATCGCCCAGTACGAGCCCGTCCTTCACCGCGCCGAGCGTCTGCGCTTCGCCTCCACGGAAGGCCGCGACTCGGTCGCGCGACACGATCGCCTCATCGCGCTGTGCGCTGCGGGCGACGCCGAGGGCGCAGCATCCGTCGCCGAACAGACCTGGCGGA
- a CDS encoding YlxR family protein: MDPVRTCVGCRTRASRSALLRVVVIDSVLVPDERAVLPGRGAWVHETSECLDAALRRRAFVRALRVSGPLDTQTIEKRLNGYGKKVNGSK; the protein is encoded by the coding sequence ATGGATCCCGTACGAACGTGCGTCGGATGCCGCACGCGTGCCTCCCGCTCCGCCCTGCTCAGGGTGGTCGTCATCGATTCCGTCCTCGTCCCAGACGAGCGCGCAGTCCTGCCGGGGAGGGGTGCGTGGGTGCACGAGACGAGCGAATGCCTGGATGCCGCGCTGCGGCGCCGCGCGTTCGTGCGGGCATTGCGTGTGTCAGGCCCGCTTGACACGCAGACCATCGAGAAACGGCTGAACGGCTATGGAAAAAAAGTGAACGGCTCGAAATGA
- the infB gene encoding translation initiation factor IF-2 encodes MHEIASELGVDSKVALAKLKELGEFVKSPSSTIEPPVARKLRAALEADGAAVPAAGAKPAASARPAARPGPARPAAPAAPAAPAAPEAKTPAPAAASAPAPAPAPAPAAPAAEAPAAPAADTAAPDASAPKPGAPAPAGPRPGGAAPRPGNNPFASAQGMGQRPAGPRPGNNPFASAQGMGQRPTPGNIPRPQAPRPGAPRPGAPRPGGAGRPGGGGRPGAPFQQRPGGAGRPGGAGGGGGFQRPGGAPGTGAPGGFAGRPGGGGGRGRGPGGGTAGAFGKGGGKSKQRKSRRAKRQEFEMRSAPVVGGVNVSKGNGEIIRLRRGASIADFADKLEALRGYTVQPGTLVTILFNLGEMATATESLDEATFEVLGAELGYKIQMVSPEDEDKELLEGFGLDLEAELEAENEEDLEIRPPVVTVMGHVDHGKTRLLDAIRQTNVVAGEAGGITQHIGAYQVWTEHEGIERAITFIDTPGHEAFTAMRARGAQVTDLAILVVAADDGIMPQTVEALNHAQAANVPIVVAVNKVDKPDANPAKVRQQLTEYGLVAEEYGGDVLFVDVSARQGTGIQELLDAVLLTADAGLDLTANPNKAARGVAIEAKLDKGRGSVATVLIQSGTLRVGDAIVAGTAYGRVRAMADENGDAVEEAYPSRPVQVQGLNSVPRAGDTFIVTEEDRLARQIAEKREAAERNAQLAKARKRISLEDFTRALEEGKVESLNLIIKGDVSGAVEALEESLLKIEVDDSVQLRIIHRGVGAITESDINLATIDNAIVIGFNVRPDTKARERASREGVDVRFYSVIYNAIDDVEQSLKGLLKPEYEEIQSGVAEIREVFRSSKFGNIAGVIVRSGTITRNAKARVIRDGVVLADGLAIESLRRFKDDVTEVRTDFEAGIGLGKYNDIQIGDEIETTEMVEKPRG; translated from the coding sequence GTGCACGAGATCGCTTCCGAACTCGGCGTCGACAGCAAGGTCGCTCTTGCGAAGCTCAAGGAGCTCGGCGAGTTCGTGAAGAGCCCCTCGTCCACCATCGAGCCCCCGGTCGCGCGCAAGCTGCGCGCCGCCCTCGAGGCTGACGGCGCCGCGGTGCCCGCCGCCGGCGCGAAGCCGGCCGCTTCGGCGCGCCCGGCCGCGCGTCCCGGGCCCGCACGACCCGCCGCTCCGGCGGCCCCCGCGGCTCCGGCCGCGCCCGAGGCGAAGACCCCCGCACCCGCCGCGGCCAGCGCCCCGGCCCCGGCCCCGGCACCGGCTCCCGCCGCTCCGGCCGCCGAGGCACCCGCCGCCCCGGCAGCCGACACGGCTGCGCCCGATGCGTCGGCCCCGAAGCCCGGAGCCCCGGCCCCGGCCGGCCCCCGCCCCGGCGGTGCGGCCCCGCGTCCGGGCAACAACCCGTTCGCGTCCGCGCAGGGCATGGGGCAGCGCCCCGCCGGCCCGCGTCCGGGCAATAACCCCTTCGCGTCGGCACAGGGCATGGGCCAGCGCCCGACCCCCGGCAACATCCCGCGTCCGCAGGCTCCGCGCCCCGGCGCCCCCCGTCCCGGCGCCCCGCGCCCCGGCGGAGCGGGTCGTCCCGGCGGCGGCGGTCGTCCCGGCGCGCCGTTCCAGCAGCGTCCCGGCGGCGCCGGTCGTCCCGGCGGTGCCGGTGGCGGCGGCGGCTTCCAGCGTCCCGGTGGCGCACCCGGCACGGGTGCACCCGGCGGCTTCGCCGGTCGCCCCGGCGGTGGTGGCGGTCGTGGACGTGGTCCCGGCGGCGGCACCGCAGGTGCCTTCGGCAAGGGCGGCGGCAAGTCCAAGCAGCGTAAGTCGCGTCGCGCGAAGCGGCAGGAATTCGAGATGCGGTCGGCGCCGGTCGTCGGCGGCGTCAATGTCTCCAAGGGAAACGGCGAGATCATCCGCCTGCGCCGTGGCGCATCCATCGCCGACTTCGCCGACAAGCTCGAGGCGCTGCGCGGCTACACCGTGCAGCCCGGCACGCTCGTGACGATCCTCTTCAACCTCGGCGAGATGGCCACGGCCACCGAGTCCCTGGACGAGGCGACGTTCGAGGTGCTCGGTGCCGAGCTCGGCTACAAGATCCAGATGGTCTCGCCCGAGGACGAGGACAAGGAGCTCCTCGAGGGCTTCGGTCTCGACCTCGAGGCCGAGCTGGAGGCGGAGAACGAGGAAGACCTCGAGATCCGGCCTCCGGTGGTCACCGTCATGGGCCACGTCGACCACGGTAAGACGCGACTGCTCGACGCCATCCGCCAGACCAACGTGGTCGCAGGCGAGGCCGGCGGCATCACGCAGCACATCGGTGCGTACCAGGTGTGGACCGAGCACGAGGGCATCGAGCGCGCGATCACCTTCATCGATACCCCGGGTCACGAGGCGTTCACCGCCATGCGTGCTCGTGGTGCGCAGGTGACCGACCTCGCGATCCTGGTCGTCGCGGCCGACGACGGCATCATGCCGCAGACGGTCGAGGCGCTCAACCACGCCCAGGCGGCGAACGTGCCGATCGTGGTCGCGGTCAACAAGGTGGACAAGCCCGACGCCAACCCCGCCAAGGTGCGCCAGCAGCTCACCGAGTACGGTCTCGTTGCCGAGGAGTACGGCGGCGACGTGCTGTTCGTCGACGTCTCGGCCCGTCAGGGCACCGGCATCCAGGAACTGCTCGACGCCGTTCTGCTGACCGCCGACGCCGGCCTGGACCTCACGGCCAACCCGAACAAGGCTGCCCGCGGTGTCGCGATCGAGGCGAAGCTCGACAAGGGCCGCGGCTCGGTCGCCACGGTGCTCATCCAGTCCGGAACGCTGCGCGTCGGCGATGCGATCGTGGCGGGCACGGCCTATGGCCGCGTGCGTGCGATGGCCGACGAGAACGGCGACGCCGTCGAAGAGGCCTACCCCTCGCGTCCGGTGCAGGTGCAGGGTCTGAACTCGGTGCCGCGAGCCGGCGACACGTTCATCGTGACCGAAGAGGACCGCCTGGCCCGCCAGATCGCTGAGAAGCGTGAGGCTGCCGAGCGCAACGCCCAGCTGGCGAAGGCCCGCAAGCGCATCTCGCTCGAGGACTTCACCCGTGCTCTCGAAGAGGGCAAGGTCGAGTCGCTCAACCTCATCATCAAGGGTGACGTGTCGGGTGCCGTCGAGGCGCTCGAGGAGTCGCTCCTCAAGATCGAGGTCGACGATTCGGTGCAGCTGCGGATCATCCACCGCGGCGTCGGTGCGATCACCGAGTCCGACATCAACCTGGCCACGATCGACAACGCGATCGTGATCGGCTTCAACGTCCGCCCCGACACGAAGGCGCGCGAGCGCGCCTCCCGCGAGGGTGTGGACGTCCGGTTCTACTCGGTCATCTACAACGCGATCGACGATGTCGAGCAGTCGCTCAAGGGCCTGCTCAAGCCGGAGTACGAAGAGATCCAGTCGGGCGTGGCGGAGATCCGCGAGGTGTTCCGCTCCTCGAAGTTCGGAAACATCGCCGGTGTCATCGTCCGCTCGGGCACGATCACGCGCAACGCCAAGGCGCGGGTCATCCGCGACGGCGTGGTCCTCGCCGACGGCCTGGCCATCGAGTCGCTGCGCCGCTTCAAGGACGACGTCACCGAGGTCCGCACGGACTTCGAGGCCGGTATCGGACTGGGCAAGTACAACGACATCCAGATCGGCGACGAGATCGAGACCACCGAGATGGTCGAGAAGCCTCGCGGCTGA
- a CDS encoding proline--tRNA ligase, with translation MVTRLSHFFLRTLREDPADAEVTSHRLLVRAGYIRRAAPGIFTWLPLGLRVKAKIEGIIRDEMTNAGAYEVHFPALLPREPYEQSGRWTSYGDGIFRLHDRRGADYLLAPTHEEMFTLLVKDLYSSYKDLPLSIYQIQDKYRDEARPRAGLLRGREFTMKDAYSFDYTDAGQDASYQAQRDAYERIFQRLGLEYVIVAADNGLMGGARSEEFLHPIAVGEDTFVRSAGGYAANVEAYTTTVPDAIPFDGLGGPVIFDSPDTPTIQTLVDHANAHLEAPAPGIAGPGTDGATEWSAAHTLKNVVLALTHLDGTRELVIIGVPGDRDVDDKRVEVAFAPAAVEPATEQDFEKHPLLVKGYIGPWSETGPVLGEESATGIRYLLDPRVVDGTAWVTGANIDEKHVHTLVAGRDFTGDGFVEVANVRAGDPAPDGSGPVELARGMEIGHVFQLGRFFAETLGLKVLDENGKLVTVTMGSYGIGVTRILAILAELNNDAKGLVWPASVAPFDVHVVATGRDAVAFELAERVSAELEASGLDVLYDDRPKVSPGVKFGDAELVGVPQIVIVGRDAADGQVELWDRRTGEREVVPIAEAVARLAR, from the coding sequence GTGGTCACCCGTCTGTCGCACTTCTTCCTCCGCACGCTCCGCGAAGACCCGGCCGATGCCGAAGTCACGAGCCACCGGCTGCTCGTGCGCGCCGGTTACATCCGCCGCGCCGCGCCCGGCATCTTCACGTGGCTGCCGCTGGGTCTTCGGGTCAAGGCGAAGATCGAGGGCATCATCCGCGACGAGATGACGAACGCGGGCGCCTACGAGGTGCACTTCCCGGCACTCCTGCCGCGCGAGCCCTACGAGCAGTCGGGCCGGTGGACCTCCTACGGCGACGGCATCTTCCGTCTGCACGACCGCCGCGGCGCCGACTATCTGCTCGCGCCGACGCACGAGGAGATGTTCACGCTCCTGGTGAAGGACCTCTACTCGTCCTACAAGGACCTGCCCCTGTCGATCTACCAGATCCAGGACAAGTACCGGGACGAGGCTCGTCCCCGCGCCGGCCTGCTGCGCGGCCGCGAGTTCACGATGAAGGACGCGTACTCGTTCGACTACACCGACGCAGGACAGGATGCCTCGTACCAGGCGCAGCGCGACGCCTACGAGCGGATCTTCCAGCGCCTCGGCCTCGAGTACGTGATCGTCGCGGCGGACAACGGCCTCATGGGCGGCGCGCGCTCGGAGGAGTTCCTGCACCCGATCGCCGTCGGCGAAGACACCTTCGTACGCTCGGCCGGCGGCTACGCGGCCAACGTCGAGGCGTACACGACAACCGTGCCCGACGCGATCCCGTTCGACGGGCTCGGGGGGCCGGTGATCTTCGACTCTCCGGACACCCCGACGATCCAGACGCTCGTCGATCACGCCAACGCGCACCTCGAGGCGCCCGCACCCGGCATCGCCGGTCCCGGCACCGACGGCGCGACCGAATGGTCCGCCGCGCACACGCTGAAGAACGTCGTGCTGGCGCTCACGCACCTCGACGGCACGCGCGAACTCGTCATCATCGGCGTGCCCGGTGACCGCGACGTCGACGACAAGCGCGTCGAGGTCGCCTTCGCGCCCGCCGCGGTCGAGCCCGCGACCGAGCAGGACTTCGAGAAGCACCCGCTCCTCGTGAAGGGCTACATCGGACCCTGGTCCGAGACGGGGCCTGTGCTCGGCGAGGAGTCGGCCACCGGCATCCGCTATCTGCTCGACCCGCGCGTGGTCGACGGCACCGCGTGGGTGACGGGCGCCAACATCGACGAGAAGCACGTGCACACCCTCGTCGCAGGACGCGACTTCACGGGCGACGGCTTCGTCGAGGTCGCCAACGTGCGCGCCGGTGACCCCGCGCCCGACGGCTCCGGCCCGGTCGAGCTGGCCCGCGGCATGGAGATCGGCCACGTCTTCCAGCTCGGCCGCTTCTTCGCCGAGACGCTCGGGCTCAAGGTCCTCGACGAGAACGGCAAGCTCGTCACCGTCACGATGGGCTCGTACGGCATCGGCGTGACGCGCATCCTCGCGATCCTCGCTGAGCTGAACAACGATGCGAAGGGCCTGGTGTGGCCGGCGTCGGTGGCACCGTTCGACGTGCACGTCGTCGCGACGGGCAGGGACGCCGTGGCGTTCGAGCTCGCGGAGCGCGTGTCGGCCGAGCTCGAGGCATCCGGACTCGACGTGCTCTACGACGACCGCCCCAAGGTCTCTCCCGGCGTGAAGTTCGGCGACGCCGAGCTCGTCGGCGTGCCGCAGATCGTGATCGTGGGACGCGATGCGGCCGACGGCCAGGTCGAGCTGTGGGACCGCCGCACAGGCGAGCGCGAGGTCGTCCCGATCGCCGAGGCCGTCGCACGGCTCGCGCGCTGA
- the pcp gene encoding pyroglutamyl-peptidase I, translated as MTTVLLTGFEPFGGDAGNPSGEAVHLVAAHWTGPEVLVTAVLPVTFAGAAARLRELMSEHEPDVVIAAGLAGGRTRIGIERVAVNLVDARIPDNDGAQPIDEPSVVGAPTARFATLPVKAISAAVEDAGIPAEVSYSAGTFVCNHVFFTALEASAPGTRAGFVHVPWSAEHAPDPDTLTLPLTDIVRALEVAVRTTLDVETDATVRGGTLH; from the coding sequence GTGACGACCGTGCTCCTCACCGGCTTCGAGCCCTTCGGCGGCGATGCCGGCAATCCCTCGGGGGAAGCCGTGCATCTGGTCGCCGCCCACTGGACGGGACCGGAGGTGCTGGTGACCGCGGTGCTGCCGGTCACGTTCGCCGGAGCAGCGGCCCGGTTGCGCGAGCTCATGTCCGAGCACGAGCCGGATGTCGTGATCGCGGCCGGACTCGCCGGCGGAAGGACGCGGATCGGCATCGAGCGCGTCGCCGTCAACCTCGTCGATGCGCGGATCCCCGATAACGATGGAGCCCAGCCGATCGACGAGCCAAGCGTCGTCGGTGCGCCGACGGCCCGCTTCGCGACCCTGCCCGTGAAGGCGATCTCCGCCGCCGTCGAAGACGCGGGCATCCCGGCGGAGGTTTCATACTCGGCCGGCACCTTCGTATGCAACCACGTGTTCTTCACCGCGCTCGAGGCGTCGGCGCCTGGCACGCGCGCGGGCTTCGTCCACGTCCCCTGGTCTGCCGAGCACGCGCCGGATCCGGACACCCTCACCCTCCCCCTCACCGACATCGTGCGGGCGCTCGAGGTCGCGGTACGCACGACGCTCGATGTCGAGACCGACGCGACGGTCCGAGGCGGCACCCTGCACTGA
- a CDS encoding PhoX family protein, protein MSIIEYHRRSLPLADHAKGKRLAVTCELKCANACTNPECNTSGNETFQEIAHAALSRRALLGLGAAAAVSVALTATGGRAPVSGASAAGVGGAGAAFGRPSHGGLAFEPIAPVAASVDAFTVPKGYSWRPIIRWGDPLFSKAPAFDFGAQTAAAQALQFGYNSDYLDIVADPSGRTGVLVNNHEYVNPNIMFPPSSDAAEVRRRGDIYKAAQGMSVVDIRRKRTGEPWSYVVDGKRNRRITVETVFELTGPAAGSDLVKTAADPDGRWVHGTLGNCAGGTTPWGTILSGEENFNGYFAWKAETAAQKRYQSTSSTTTSTGWETYDPRFNAHDAGYVNEPNRFGYIVEIDPQDPRSTPKKHTAMGRFKHEGANVIVAENGRVVAYMGDDERNDYLYKFVSKNRISRSRKKNMTLLSEGDLYVAKFSGNSPQSEITGTGALPSDQRFDGSGQWIPLTKNGKSAVSGFTIEEVLVHTRLAADAVGATKMDRPEDVEPNPKTGKVYLALTNNSARTVATLDEANPVTGNRYGHVIEMTETAGQAGTTFGWSILLLCGDPKVFANSYFAGFPKELVSPISCPDNLAFDSAGNLWISTDGAPSTIGYNDGLFLVPLRGKERGHVQQFLSVPREAETCGPVIHDKEGLVFVAVQHPGEGGTVAAPTSLFPDYGSTAPGSVPTAPRPSVVQVYRG, encoded by the coding sequence GTGAGCATCATCGAGTACCACCGTCGGTCGCTTCCGCTCGCGGACCATGCGAAGGGCAAGCGGCTGGCGGTCACCTGCGAGCTCAAGTGCGCGAACGCGTGCACGAATCCGGAGTGCAACACGTCGGGCAACGAGACCTTCCAGGAGATCGCGCACGCTGCGCTGTCGCGTCGCGCTCTCCTCGGGCTCGGCGCCGCTGCGGCCGTGTCGGTCGCTCTCACGGCCACCGGCGGTCGTGCCCCCGTCTCGGGTGCGTCGGCGGCGGGTGTCGGCGGCGCGGGAGCCGCATTCGGACGACCCAGCCACGGAGGGCTGGCGTTCGAGCCGATCGCTCCCGTCGCGGCGAGCGTCGACGCCTTCACGGTGCCGAAGGGCTACAGCTGGCGGCCGATCATCCGTTGGGGCGACCCGCTGTTCTCGAAGGCTCCCGCCTTCGACTTCGGCGCGCAGACGGCGGCGGCGCAGGCCCTTCAGTTCGGCTACAACTCGGACTACCTCGACATCGTCGCCGACCCGAGCGGACGGACCGGTGTTCTCGTCAACAACCACGAGTACGTCAACCCCAACATCATGTTCCCTCCCAGCAGCGACGCGGCCGAGGTGCGTCGCCGCGGCGACATCTACAAGGCGGCGCAGGGGATGTCGGTCGTCGACATCCGTCGCAAGCGCACCGGCGAACCGTGGAGCTACGTGGTCGACGGGAAGCGCAACCGGCGCATCACGGTCGAGACCGTGTTCGAGCTGACCGGACCCGCTGCGGGAAGCGATCTCGTGAAGACGGCGGCCGACCCCGACGGCCGCTGGGTGCACGGCACGCTCGGCAACTGCGCCGGCGGCACCACTCCCTGGGGCACGATCCTGTCGGGCGAGGAGAACTTCAACGGATACTTCGCCTGGAAGGCCGAGACCGCTGCGCAGAAGCGCTACCAGTCCACGTCCTCGACGACGACGTCGACGGGGTGGGAGACCTACGACCCCCGCTTCAACGCTCACGACGCCGGCTACGTCAACGAGCCGAACCGCTTCGGGTACATCGTCGAGATCGACCCGCAGGACCCGAGGTCGACGCCGAAGAAGCACACCGCGATGGGGCGCTTCAAGCACGAGGGCGCGAACGTCATCGTCGCCGAGAACGGCAGGGTCGTCGCCTACATGGGCGATGACGAGCGCAACGACTACCTCTACAAGTTCGTGTCGAAGAACCGGATCTCGCGCTCCCGCAAGAAGAACATGACGCTCCTGTCGGAGGGTGACCTGTACGTTGCGAAGTTCTCTGGCAATTCGCCGCAGAGCGAGATCACCGGCACCGGCGCGCTCCCGTCCGATCAGCGCTTCGACGGCTCCGGTCAGTGGATCCCGCTGACCAAGAACGGCAAGAGCGCCGTGTCCGGATTCACGATCGAGGAGGTCCTCGTCCACACGCGCCTGGCCGCCGATGCGGTCGGCGCCACGAAGATGGACCGCCCCGAGGACGTCGAGCCGAACCCGAAGACCGGCAAGGTCTACCTCGCGCTGACGAACAACTCGGCCCGCACGGTCGCCACGCTCGACGAGGCCAACCCGGTGACGGGAAACCGCTACGGACACGTCATCGAGATGACCGAGACCGCGGGGCAGGCAGGGACCACGTTCGGCTGGAGCATCCTGCTCCTCTGCGGTGACCCGAAGGTGTTTGCGAACTCGTACTTCGCGGGCTTCCCGAAGGAGCTGGTCTCGCCGATCTCGTGCCCCGACAACCTCGCCTTCGACTCGGCGGGCAACCTGTGGATCTCCACGGACGGCGCGCCGAGCACGATCGGCTACAACGACGGGCTGTTCCTCGTTCCGCTGCGGGGAAAGGAGCGCGGCCACGTGCAGCAGTTCCTCTCCGTGCCGCGAGAGGCCGAGACCTGCGGGCCGGTCATCCACGACAAGGAGGGCCTGGTCTTCGTCGCGGTGCAGCACCCGGGCGAGGGGGGAACGGTCGCCGCTCCCACATCGCTCTTCCCCGACTACGGGTCCACCGCGCCGGGCAGTGTTCCGACCGCTCCGCGCCCCTCGGTCGTCCAGGTCTACCGCGGCTGA
- the nusA gene encoding transcription termination factor NusA yields MDIDLGLLRTVEREKEIPFEELVRIIEQAILTAYAKHTSPTGELPEGARAELDRKTGHVAVFIPLLDDEGVVIGEEESTPEDFGRIAAFAAKQVISQRLRDIADDAVLGEFRGKEGDIVAGVVQQGPNPRMVHVDLGTVEAILPPEEQVAGEEYAHGSRLRVYVTSVSKGTKGPQITVSRTHPGLVRKLFALEVPEIAAGLVEIVSLAREAGHRSKIAVKANDPTINAKGACIGELGRRVRAVTEELSGEKIDIVDYDPELAKFVANALSPAKVTSSFILDASSKAVRALVPDYQLSLAIGKEGQNARLAAKLTGAKIDIQPDSILEDA; encoded by the coding sequence GTGGACATCGATCTCGGATTGCTGCGGACTGTCGAGCGTGAGAAGGAAATCCCCTTCGAGGAGCTCGTGCGGATCATCGAGCAGGCCATTCTGACGGCGTACGCCAAGCACACGTCGCCCACCGGCGAGCTTCCCGAGGGCGCGCGCGCCGAGCTCGACCGCAAGACCGGGCACGTGGCCGTCTTCATCCCGCTGCTCGATGACGAGGGCGTCGTCATCGGCGAGGAGGAGTCGACACCCGAGGACTTCGGGCGCATCGCCGCCTTCGCCGCCAAGCAGGTGATCAGCCAGCGCCTTCGTGACATCGCCGACGACGCCGTGCTCGGCGAGTTCCGCGGCAAGGAGGGCGACATCGTCGCCGGCGTCGTGCAGCAGGGACCCAATCCCCGCATGGTGCACGTCGACCTCGGCACGGTGGAGGCCATCCTTCCCCCCGAGGAGCAGGTCGCGGGCGAGGAATACGCGCACGGGTCGCGTCTTCGCGTCTACGTGACCTCCGTGTCCAAGGGGACCAAGGGCCCGCAGATCACCGTGTCGCGCACCCACCCCGGACTCGTCCGCAAGCTGTTCGCCCTCGAAGTGCCCGAGATCGCCGCCGGTCTCGTCGAGATCGTGTCGCTCGCCCGCGAGGCCGGTCACCGCAGCAAGATCGCGGTGAAGGCCAACGATCCGACCATCAACGCCAAGGGCGCCTGCATCGGCGAGCTCGGCCGTCGCGTCCGCGCGGTGACCGAGGAGCTCAGCGGCGAGAAGATCGACATCGTCGACTACGACCCGGAGCTGGCGAAGTTCGTCGCCAACGCCCTGTCGCCGGCCAAGGTGACGTCCAGCTTCATCCTGGATGCCTCCAGCAAGGCCGTGCGCGCCCTCGTGCCCGATTACCAGCTGTCGCTCGCGATCGGCAAGGAGGGCCAGAACGCCCGCCTCGCCGCCAAGCTGACCGGCGCGAAGATCGACATCCAGCCCGACAGCATCCTGGAGGATGCCTGA
- a CDS encoding pyridoxamine 5'-phosphate oxidase family protein, whose amino-acid sequence MTQATPTEITGPEAIERVRELVEDIDFTMLTTRDAAGNLVSRPMSTRQMDEGGDIWFFTLEHTDKVVQAESDPEHDVGLSYLDAKDHRYVSVAGRANIVHDRAKMEELYSPSLDIWFEKGLDTPDIALLRVTPVECEFWEPAHGKLVVAAGMLKALVTKDTPDDLMRHGRVTC is encoded by the coding sequence ATGACACAGGCGACACCCACCGAGATCACCGGTCCCGAAGCGATCGAGCGCGTGCGCGAGCTCGTCGAGGACATCGACTTCACCATGCTCACGACGAGGGATGCCGCGGGCAACCTCGTGAGCCGCCCGATGAGCACGCGCCAGATGGATGAGGGCGGCGACATCTGGTTCTTCACGCTCGAGCACACGGACAAGGTCGTTCAGGCCGAGAGCGACCCCGAGCACGATGTGGGACTGTCGTATCTCGACGCGAAGGACCATCGCTATGTCTCGGTCGCGGGCCGCGCGAACATCGTGCACGATCGGGCGAAGATGGAGGAGCTCTACTCCCCCAGCCTCGACATCTGGTTCGAGAAGGGTCTCGACACCCCGGATATCGCGCTCCTGCGCGTCACTCCCGTCGAGTGCGAGTTCTGGGAGCCCGCGCACGGGAAGCTGGTCGTCGCGGCCGGCATGCTCAAGGCGCTCGTCACCAAGGACACGCCGGACGACCTGATGCGGCACGGCCGCGTGACCTGCTGA